The Humulus lupulus chromosome 7, drHumLupu1.1, whole genome shotgun sequence region AATTTAGAATAATGAATTATGTTAACATGTAAATTTGATAATGCAGATGAAGATGTCGGGGTTGCAGAAGCTAAagcctacaaaaaaaaaaattatcttaatTAATCCCATTCTGATGAGAAACAGCAGAGTTGTTCAGCGGCATTTTTTTCCCTTAACGTGGCCCAGTTATGTCTAAGAACGCGTCTAATATGCAGCAACTTTTAGGTACTTACTTACAAATCATTCATTAAATGCTATAAAGGCAGAAAACAAAAGTACAAAAACATTTGGTTATAAAATAAACACTACATAcattaaatgataaatatatATGTTATTATAACATAATAATCACAAAATTGATATGTTAGTATGAATGATGACATTTACAAAGCTGTTGTTGGGGCTATTTACCAATATGTATTATAACATTCTCCCCTTGGTTGAAAAGGTGAGAAATCCAACAAATCCATCGAACTTCATGACTTGGAAAGTGGAGAAGAAATTGAACTTTGGGTTTTTGATTAGAATGAGCTCCACAATGCTTGTGAATAGCAAAATGAAAGTATCTATTCTACTCCTTGCATTTGCTATTTTCAACCCTTCTTTTTCTACAACCTTTCACTTTTAACTTCCCTAAGATTTTTTTAGCTCGAGTAGTGTAAAAAGCCGCAAATTCAACAATGATTAATCTAATCTATGATCTTTTCACCAGTTGAGAAAAGGTTCCAGACAACAGTGCCAACCAAGTAGAGTCCAACTGACACATTGAAAACATCGTCCCAAGAACCTGATAATGTCAAGGTGGAGAGAGCAGAAATATTAGATTAGAACTTGGTTTTCTTGTGCCAAAGATTAAACTAATTAAGCTTTACAAGAAAGGAATTACCCAAAAACCAAAACTTTAGTGTATGTCCACACTGGGTTTAATGGGATGTCTATGTTAGGTGTAACTTAGATAAAGTAGTTTCTACAAATGGAGTATGAATTTGGGCTTAACAAACATAGAAAATCACCACAAATTTCCCTCACTAGAAGATTTTAGAAATTAAATCAGAAACATATTGACTATCACATGTTTTGGCAGCCTCTGAGGCAGAACAGACCCCACATTTTTTGGGCACTCATTATCATGTCTTACCTTCCTAAAATATTTACCAAAAAACTCCAGGCCAACCCAAATTTGAGACTACCTTACAACTGCTAAATTTTCTAAATTCTACAGTTGAAACAAATATCAATAAACTTGTAGTATATACTTAGTTGTCTAATGAGGTTGGGCTGTGTTTACTTGTATAAATCAACAGAACACATATTCTATGTCAGGTTATAAAAGATAATAGCACCAATAATTATTAAAGCATCATTAGAATCAAAACAGCTATTCGAGAGgctatttatttttgtttatattcCTGTACTAGAAAGAGATGAGTACTAACCATGTTGCAGAATGTATCCAGTTGCAGCTGTACCAAAGACGCCAGCAAGAACTCCAGCAGTGTTGGATAGACCAAGCAAAACTCCCTATGGAAAAGGTAATGAATAAAAGACAATTCAGCACCATAAATGGAAGGAGATTAATAGGTTTGTGTAAAAGCAGAGAAAAGAAGCTTATGCTCACAAACTAAACTTTAATAGATGAAATTATAGTGCAACCAAACCCGAAAAGGAACTGAGTTTTAATACTTACAGAATATCGAGGAGCAATATCTTGATGGTTTGAATAAAGACCAGATTGTGAAAATGCATCAGTTCCCTAATTATCAAAAGACAATGAAATTGGTTAGGTAAAACGGTAGATGGTAGATCAATGCTCTACACTCAGAGATGAAGTTTAAATCCATATTAGATGTCAGGTTGAAAGATCACAGAAATGTAAAAAAAAGCCTGAGTATTTAAGAAAGTTTACAGACTTGCTAATTAACTATACAACAACTGTTTTTATTCTTTTGTTTCTTTAAGTAGTAAGAATCAAACCTGGCTGCATGCCATACACAAAACAGCCATTGCAGGAGAATTAATATGGCTCAACTGAGTGAGGAAGAAAGCAGGGCCAAGAAACCCAATTGTTTGCATGCCCTACAAAAgaaaaattttagaaaatttcCAGTCAGCCATTGGCCATGCAGCAGGTTAAAAAGAGAACTCTGTGTGTGTCAGAACATAAGAATATAACTAGAAGGAAGAATACAGGAGATTATTGCAGGAAGTTGATTACTTAAACTGGCAATTCTATGAAAAACtgcacttgtcaaaatttgaatttcttaaTAGCATGGGATCATTAATTCAATTCAATTGCTTGTGAATTAAAGGCATATGTACAGTCAAACtgtatttaaacaaataaaaatccaGTCCttgttaaaaattaaaaaaaagaataaaagatgTAACACAGGAAGAAAACATATGAGGTCTATCTAGGGAAGACACTTTCCTAAGTAAACTACAACAGAAGAGTATGTGAAAGTAAAGAAAGGAAACGAATTAATACCTTACGAACAGTTGTCACTGAATAACCTCTACTAATAAGTGTGTCTGCAATCCATCCTCCAAGATTTGCAGAGAATGCCATTGTAAGCCAGGGCAAGACACAAAAGAGTCCAGATTCTGTGAGATTGAACTTCAGCACCTATGGCAGGAGCACAGCAAATATAATTAGAATCGGTTATTACAGTGAATGCACAATGATACTCTTTCCTTTATCCCAAATTACTTAACAAGTAACAACCGTCATGGTGTATATGTCATTGAAAAGAAAGTGAAGTTTCACTTCATATCATTAAACTGTACTCATAAGCAATAACTTACTTGGTGATAGTATGTTGGCATCCATGTAAGAAGAATGAAGGTTCCCCAATTGTGACAGAAATGAGATACTATCAGGGCCCATACAGGAGCCTTTGACAATATTTGTCCCCAAGGAATTGCTTTAACAGGTTCTTTGGAGACACTGTTAGTAAGAATTAGCTTTTTCTCTGCAGGTCGCAGTTGAGGATCATCAAGAGGAGAACTGTATGCCTAAAGAGACAACTCAAGACCATACAGCAAATAAGAATTTTGGATCAATGTGAAAAACTCTACAAGAtatcaaattcaaatttgaaacaTTAATTGAGTTTAATCAATAAAAATCTTCATAGTTTtcaatattaaaagaaaaataaattagagCCAAACCGACAGTAAAGCTCACCTTATTTAACCAAATAGTAAACCAAACTGTCCCCAGAGAACCGAAGGAATAAAAGACTGATGACCATCCGAACTGATGTATTAAAAAAGGTGAGAATGCGAAACCAGTGACTGAACCAATGTACATGCCACTGTACACAAGAGCCAATGATCGACTTCTCTCTGACACAGGAACCCATTTCGACAGAATATTATTCATTGCAGGCATGGCAACACCCTGACAAAGAGTTAAACCAGGTAAGCcagaatttatgtgaatatagtAGTTGAATTGGCATATATCTCTCTTTCCTAAATAAGAAATATCACAATCTCCAAATTGCATACAATAGGCTCAAAAGTATAAAATCTTAAAAGACTTAGCCATCATAATCATTTAGTTAAAAAATGATACTTCATTacttctataacaaagtcaatttAAACAATTTCACTTCCATGTTGGAGAAGGGAAAGAAAATTGATTTACCTCGCCAACTCCCATGAATGCACGAACAACAAGCAAGAAGGGCAACCCCATTCTAGCAGCAAAGGGAGTGAGAATCGTAGCAACAGACCACCAAACAACTCCAAATCCCAAGACCTTCTTACCACCTACTGTGTCTGCCCATATGCCACCAGCAATCTGTTTTCACTACAATTATAAGAAAAAGAAAGGCAGAGGTGCCCTTCAAATGTTTGTTTCTCTTTATCATTTTTACTTTGTTTTAAAATACATTAAAATGGTCCATACAAACTACGAATTCAGTGAGTTTGAGTCAAACACTAATTAATGGGCCTCAGCACAATAGTTGTCCTTTCATGTACTTTTGGCAAAAATCAAGTACAATGAGTTCAATTAATACATAAAACTCCATGTTACCTGAGTGAGGAGATAACCCCAGAAAAAAGAAGACTGTATCAAACCAACAGTAGCGGGGTTCCAATTGAACTCTGCTGACATGGGAAGTATAGCTATGCTCATATTTACCTGCCAAGAAGTATATACTCAATATTGTTTGTTCGAACATTTAAAATCATTAGTGCCCACCTTTATAATTACTTTAATTAGTATAAAATCAACCATAACAACCAATGGGATAAACAGTGTAATGTAGCTAAAAAATtcatatctttttagaaataaacTGTCTGTTAGTAGCAGTTAAttctgaaaaaagaaaaagagatgggAAGAACTAGCTTACTCTGTCCATATTACACAGAAGAAAAGCCGAGAAGCACAAAAGAACGATAACCCATCTTTTAGGGAACTCTTCCCACCAGGGGCTCACGCCCTCCGAATTTTCCTTTCCCGAAACGACGTCGTTAAAAGCATCCTTAAGCTTCACGGTTTCCGGCGGAACCGGTTCTGAAACTTCAAAACGCTCCGACTTAACATCCGCCCACACTTTCCCAGTTCTCTTCCTACCCGAACTTCTCCCCGAGAC contains the following coding sequences:
- the LOC133791231 gene encoding sodium-dependent phosphate transport protein 1, chloroplastic produces the protein MSARALLYSFSPKPNLSLPDISGHRKSFGSDFRNQAQFRIRVRYSPPAGQERYFVFSVSGRSSGRKRTGKVWADVKSERFEVSEPVPPETVKLKDAFNDVVSGKENSEGVSPWWEEFPKRWVIVLLCFSAFLLCNMDRVNMSIAILPMSAEFNWNPATVGLIQSSFFWGYLLTQIAGGIWADTVGGKKVLGFGVVWWSVATILTPFAARMGLPFLLVVRAFMGVGEGVAMPAMNNILSKWVPVSERSRSLALVYSGMYIGSVTGFAFSPFLIHQFGWSSVFYSFGSLGTVWFTIWLNKAYSSPLDDPQLRPAEKKLILTNSVSKEPVKAIPWGQILSKAPVWALIVSHFCHNWGTFILLTWMPTYYHQVLKFNLTESGLFCVLPWLTMAFSANLGGWIADTLISRGYSVTTVRKGMQTIGFLGPAFFLTQLSHINSPAMAVLCMACSQGTDAFSQSGLYSNHQDIAPRYSGVLLGLSNTAGVLAGVFGTAATGYILQHGSWDDVFNVSVGLYLVGTVVWNLFSTGEKIID